Proteins from a genomic interval of Cognatishimia sp. WU-CL00825:
- a CDS encoding Gfo/Idh/MocA family oxidoreductase: protein MTEIGIGIIGGGYMGKAHAVAFSSVGAIFGTALRPRLEMVCASSAESAERYRLTYGFARGTDDWRTLVSDPKVDAIIIASPQETHREIAIAAFALGKHVMCEKPLGASLDDSRAMHIAAKDSGAIHMIGFNYIRTPASQYARQLITSGRLGDITYFRGEHTEDFYADPDAPATWRTSGMANGTMGDLAPHMINGARRLMGPITSLSAVVETVHSDRGGVAVTNDDQAHMMVEFENGAQGHIHVSRIATGRKMGYSYEVHGTKGAIRFDGEDQNALHLYLREGPEAEQGFRKVLTGPAHPDYLPFCQGPGHGTGYQDQIIIEAHDFLMAIEKNQLVWPTFEEGLEVNRVVAAAIDSSAKRAWVSVADY from the coding sequence GTGACGGAAATTGGCATTGGTATCATTGGTGGTGGCTATATGGGAAAGGCGCATGCAGTGGCTTTTTCTTCGGTCGGCGCCATATTTGGAACAGCACTTAGGCCCCGCCTAGAGATGGTGTGTGCATCTTCCGCAGAATCAGCGGAACGCTATCGCCTAACCTATGGTTTTGCGCGCGGCACAGATGATTGGCGCACTCTGGTGAGCGATCCGAAGGTCGATGCAATCATTATTGCGTCGCCACAGGAAACCCACCGCGAGATCGCAATTGCCGCCTTTGCACTTGGCAAACATGTGATGTGCGAAAAGCCCCTGGGCGCGTCGCTGGACGACAGCCGCGCAATGCACATTGCCGCAAAGGATTCGGGTGCTATCCATATGATTGGCTTCAATTATATCCGCACACCGGCCTCTCAGTATGCCCGACAGTTGATCACAAGTGGACGCCTTGGCGACATCACTTATTTCCGCGGTGAGCACACCGAAGATTTTTACGCGGACCCAGATGCGCCAGCCACCTGGCGCACAAGCGGCATGGCCAACGGCACAATGGGAGACCTTGCCCCGCATATGATCAATGGAGCGCGCCGGCTTATGGGCCCGATTACGTCCCTAAGTGCGGTTGTTGAAACGGTTCACAGCGACCGTGGCGGGGTGGCTGTCACCAATGATGACCAAGCGCATATGATGGTCGAATTTGAAAACGGCGCGCAGGGCCACATTCATGTGAGTCGCATCGCGACGGGTCGTAAAATGGGCTATTCATATGAAGTTCACGGCACCAAAGGCGCGATCCGATTTGATGGCGAAGATCAGAACGCGCTGCACCTCTATTTGCGTGAAGGCCCCGAGGCAGAGCAAGGCTTTCGCAAGGTCCTGACCGGACCTGCCCACCCGGATTATTTACCTTTTTGCCAAGGCCCTGGGCATGGCACCGGATACCAAGACCAAATCATCATAGAAGCACATGACTTCTTGATGGCTATCGAAAAGAACCAACTCGTATGGCCGACCTTTGAGGAAGGCTTAGAAGTAAATCGCGTCGTTGCTGCGGCAATTGATTCCAGCGCCAAACGGGCCTGGGTTTCCGTAGCAGACTATTAA
- the iolD gene encoding 3D-(3,5/4)-trihydroxycyclohexane-1,2-dione acylhydrolase (decyclizing) — MVQSSDTVTLTTAQAIVRYLAAQFIEIDGQKTRLFGGGFGIFGHGNVTCLGEALYDQQDVLPLYRGQNEQGMGFAAAAYAKAQLRRRIMLCTASAGPGTANLLTAAALAHANRLPMLMLCGDAFITRLPDPVLQQLEHYGDPTLGVNDAFKAVTRYWDRICHPAQIIQALPAAINTMLDPADCGPAFIGLPQDVQGWTFDYPLSFFDEKTHRIRRQAADVDEIADAMALLTSAKRPMIIAGGGVQYSGAVSELTEFAEISGIPVVETIAGRANLLDSHPQNIGPLGVTGSNSANAIAEQADVILAIGTRLQDFTTGSWTAFAHDAKIIGINAARHDAAKHMSATVVGDAKLAITALQSALNAYKAPAEWLAHAQSERAKWVDYVAENTRIGNGPASYAQAIGAVNALCDPRDRVVAAAGGLPAEVTANWRTLDIGTVDVEFGFSCMGYEIAGGWGARIAQAETEPDNDTIVFTGDGSYLLMNSDIYSSVLTQKKLIIMVLDNGGFAVINKLQNNMGGESFNNLIADTPTATHQVTVDFESHARSMGAIAETVENPTDLAAAFARAKAADQTYVITMKVDAYEGWSKEGHTWWEVGTPHVSDKEKINSAHKDVESARVRQRKGV, encoded by the coding sequence GTGGTACAATCCAGCGACACTGTAACACTGACCACTGCGCAAGCAATCGTGCGATACCTTGCGGCGCAATTTATTGAAATAGACGGTCAGAAAACCCGTTTATTTGGTGGCGGTTTTGGCATTTTTGGCCATGGTAATGTCACCTGCTTAGGCGAAGCATTGTATGACCAACAAGATGTGCTGCCACTTTATCGTGGCCAAAACGAGCAGGGCATGGGATTTGCTGCAGCTGCTTACGCCAAAGCGCAATTGCGTCGCCGGATCATGCTTTGCACTGCGTCAGCGGGGCCGGGAACGGCGAATCTTCTGACAGCAGCGGCCTTGGCGCATGCCAATCGTTTGCCAATGTTGATGCTGTGCGGTGATGCCTTTATCACCCGCCTGCCAGACCCGGTGCTACAACAGCTAGAGCACTATGGCGATCCAACCCTTGGCGTTAATGACGCTTTCAAGGCCGTCACCCGGTATTGGGACCGAATTTGCCACCCTGCACAGATCATTCAGGCCCTGCCAGCAGCGATCAATACCATGTTGGACCCGGCCGATTGTGGTCCGGCTTTCATCGGTTTGCCGCAGGATGTCCAAGGCTGGACCTTCGATTATCCGCTTAGCTTTTTTGACGAAAAGACCCACCGTATCAGGCGTCAAGCCGCGGATGTTGATGAAATTGCCGACGCGATGGCACTGCTGACGTCTGCCAAGCGGCCAATGATCATAGCTGGCGGTGGGGTGCAGTATTCTGGCGCGGTTTCGGAATTGACTGAATTCGCGGAGATCAGCGGCATTCCAGTTGTCGAAACCATCGCCGGTCGCGCAAACCTTTTGGACAGCCATCCTCAGAATATCGGCCCGCTTGGGGTCACTGGTTCTAATTCTGCCAATGCGATCGCCGAACAGGCTGATGTGATTTTGGCGATTGGTACCCGGTTGCAAGATTTCACCACTGGCAGCTGGACAGCCTTTGCACATGACGCCAAAATTATCGGTATCAATGCGGCACGCCACGATGCTGCCAAGCATATGTCGGCCACCGTAGTTGGCGACGCAAAGCTGGCGATCACAGCGCTGCAATCTGCATTGAACGCTTATAAGGCCCCAGCTGAATGGCTTGCGCACGCCCAGTCAGAGCGCGCCAAATGGGTGGATTACGTCGCTGAAAACACGCGCATCGGCAATGGGCCCGCCTCTTACGCTCAGGCTATTGGTGCCGTGAACGCATTGTGTGATCCGCGAGACCGCGTGGTGGCTGCTGCTGGCGGTCTGCCCGCCGAAGTTACCGCCAATTGGCGCACGCTGGATATCGGCACGGTTGACGTCGAATTTGGCTTTTCTTGCATGGGGTATGAAATTGCGGGCGGGTGGGGCGCACGTATTGCCCAAGCCGAAACCGAACCGGACAATGACACCATCGTCTTTACTGGCGATGGGTCATATTTACTGATGAATTCAGATATTTACTCTTCGGTTCTGACCCAAAAGAAGCTGATAATCATGGTGCTGGACAACGGCGGTTTTGCAGTGATTAACAAGTTGCAAAACAACATGGGCGGCGAAAGCTTTAACAACTTGATCGCTGATACGCCAACCGCGACACATCAAGTCACCGTCGACTTTGAGTCACATGCGCGGTCGATGGGGGCGATTGCAGAAACTGTTGAAAACCCAACAGATCTGGCGGCTGCCTTTGCGCGCGCCAAGGCGGCGGATCAAACATATGTCATCACAATGAAAGTTGACGCTTACGAAGGGTGGAGCAAAGAGGGACACACGTGGTGGGAAGTTGGCACCCCTCATGTCTCTGACAAAGAAAAAATCAATAGCGCCCATAAAGACGTCGAATCCGCGCGCGTAAGACAGCGCAAGGGGGTCTGA
- a CDS encoding phytanoyl-CoA dioxygenase family protein — MKRFTAETAQADEIVQELLHGKGAVLLSGLFTPEQIAEARDIVMRESSVADKVTHFQGKAVAEGSANLQRRVWNLLAKGQIFSDMASHPVFMEILRKFLGSEFIMGSIAANRILPGGPGQEPHVDYPYWDFHKPETHPVGLNGSFPMNAQISILLDPFTAQSGATAYVPGSQKELRYPVEEDKFFDKCEQMLGQPGDVALFFGVAWHCAMPNKADHDRTAVLINYLPKWVKPLEDMPAALSADFIKSASPEIKQLLGLNYPYPEILDQAAATNAAGRT; from the coding sequence ATGAAACGATTTACCGCTGAAACTGCACAGGCAGATGAAATTGTCCAAGAGCTGTTGCATGGCAAGGGGGCCGTCTTGTTGTCGGGTTTGTTTACCCCAGAGCAAATTGCCGAAGCCCGCGATATTGTCATGCGCGAATCTTCGGTCGCTGACAAAGTCACCCATTTTCAGGGCAAGGCTGTGGCTGAAGGTTCCGCAAATCTGCAACGACGTGTCTGGAACTTGTTGGCAAAGGGGCAGATCTTCTCTGACATGGCGTCACATCCGGTCTTTATGGAGATTTTGCGCAAGTTTCTGGGCAGTGAATTCATTATGGGTTCGATTGCCGCCAATCGAATTTTGCCGGGTGGTCCAGGGCAAGAACCGCATGTGGATTACCCATATTGGGATTTTCACAAGCCAGAAACCCATCCGGTTGGCCTTAACGGTTCCTTCCCGATGAACGCGCAAATTTCGATCTTGCTGGATCCATTCACCGCGCAAAGCGGCGCAACAGCCTATGTGCCGGGATCACAAAAAGAACTTCGCTATCCCGTTGAGGAAGATAAGTTTTTTGACAAGTGTGAACAAATGTTAGGGCAACCCGGCGATGTTGCTTTGTTCTTTGGCGTCGCATGGCATTGTGCGATGCCAAACAAGGCGGATCATGATCGCACTGCCGTATTGATCAACTATCTTCCCAAATGGGTTAAGCCGCTCGAAGATATGCCCGCTGCTTTATCCGCTGACTTTATCAAATCAGCTTCTCCTGAAATCAAACAGCTTCTTGGTCTGAATTATCCCTATCCGGAAATTCTTGATCAAGCTGCCGCAACAAACGCAGCTGGGCGCACATGA
- the iolC gene encoding 5-dehydro-2-deoxygluconokinase: MTDVISGIKQNNFVIVGRAGMDFFPDPPGTKTEDGDIFRASLGGSSANIAAGICKLGGKSALVTRVSDDSIGRYATNQLRHYGVDASHVTPIGGEFRNSLAVYESRIEDHQSVIYRNGAADFQLEKSDVDAVDFASFGALITAGTVFAADPSRAATFHAFAKAKAAGLPIIFDVDYRPYSWPSKQVASDVLSRAAALSDVIVGNDEEFGFMAGNYDDGLEKARSLAKSSATIVVYKMGSKGAVTFFGEQEIRTGIYPVQALKPTGAGDSFMAGMVTGISAGMDLHAAILRGSACASVTVSKPGCAPAMPDTKTLQDFLANHPGPTSA, encoded by the coding sequence ATGACTGACGTAATTTCTGGTATCAAACAAAACAATTTTGTCATCGTCGGGCGGGCTGGAATGGATTTCTTCCCAGATCCACCAGGTACAAAAACCGAAGACGGTGACATTTTTCGCGCTAGCCTAGGTGGCAGCTCTGCCAATATAGCAGCAGGGATCTGCAAGTTAGGCGGTAAATCCGCTTTGGTCACCCGCGTGTCAGACGACAGCATCGGGCGCTATGCCACCAATCAATTGCGTCACTATGGCGTAGACGCCAGTCATGTCACACCTATTGGGGGCGAATTTCGCAATTCTTTGGCGGTTTATGAAAGCCGGATCGAAGATCATCAATCGGTGATCTATCGCAACGGCGCAGCCGATTTCCAACTTGAAAAGTCAGATGTTGACGCGGTTGATTTTGCCTCCTTTGGCGCATTGATTACCGCGGGCACAGTTTTCGCAGCTGACCCGTCTCGTGCGGCCACATTCCATGCCTTTGCAAAGGCCAAAGCCGCGGGCTTGCCCATCATTTTTGACGTGGACTACCGCCCGTATTCTTGGCCCAGCAAACAAGTTGCCTCTGACGTTCTAAGCCGTGCGGCGGCTTTGTCAGACGTGATTGTCGGCAATGACGAAGAATTTGGCTTTATGGCGGGCAACTATGATGACGGCCTGGAAAAAGCCCGTAGCCTCGCCAAGTCGTCCGCAACCATTGTTGTCTACAAAATGGGATCAAAAGGCGCGGTTACGTTCTTTGGCGAGCAGGAAATTCGCACCGGTATCTATCCGGTGCAGGCGCTGAAACCGACCGGTGCCGGCGACAGCTTTATGGCAGGCATGGTCACCGGCATCTCCGCAGGAATGGATTTGCACGCCGCCATTTTGCGTGGCTCTGCCTGTGCCTCGGTCACAGTGTCAAAGCCCGGCTGTGCCCCAGCCATGCCCGACACCAAAACACTCCAAGATTTTTTGGCCAATCACCCTGGCCCGACATCCGCTTGA
- a CDS encoding 5-deoxy-glucuronate isomerase, which produces MHIAPFDNQNKPIVDVDDATVPLNYFNIVKLKKGQAFEYAVPRYETCIVPATGTIDINVEGFKADGIGERVEDVWDGEPEGVYVPTAAKAEIVCTSDEAEIFVAGALYDKVLDAFAVRSDELDKVQYGSDDTKTHRKIKHILGTKYHDKVGRLLVSELFTVGEGGWSGFPSHKHDTDRLPLETRHDETYNFRFKPNNGSGVQMLQREDGKAGDAYHIVDGSTICLDSGYHPCAVLPGYQMYYFTILGGLSQRSLVQYFQPSHAHQLETIPGIKDMIAKFK; this is translated from the coding sequence ATGCACATCGCCCCCTTTGACAACCAGAATAAACCCATTGTTGACGTCGATGATGCAACGGTGCCGCTCAATTACTTCAATATCGTCAAACTGAAAAAAGGCCAAGCATTTGAATATGCTGTGCCGCGTTATGAAACCTGTATTGTGCCTGCGACTGGGACAATCGACATCAACGTCGAGGGCTTCAAGGCCGACGGCATTGGCGAGCGTGTCGAGGATGTTTGGGATGGTGAGCCAGAGGGCGTTTACGTGCCTACTGCTGCCAAAGCAGAGATCGTCTGCACCAGCGATGAAGCCGAAATTTTTGTTGCCGGGGCCTTGTATGACAAGGTTTTAGACGCCTTCGCGGTACGCTCTGATGAACTTGACAAAGTGCAATACGGTTCTGATGACACCAAGACCCATCGTAAGATCAAGCATATTCTTGGCACAAAATACCATGACAAGGTTGGGCGTTTGCTGGTCTCAGAACTCTTTACCGTAGGCGAGGGCGGATGGTCAGGCTTTCCATCACATAAACATGACACTGATCGTCTACCGCTCGAAACCCGCCACGACGAAACCTACAACTTCCGCTTTAAACCAAACAATGGATCTGGCGTGCAAATGTTGCAACGCGAAGACGGCAAAGCCGGAGATGCCTATCACATTGTGGATGGGTCAACCATTTGCCTGGACAGCGGCTATCATCCTTGCGCGGTTCTGCCGGGCTATCAGATGTATTATTTCACAATCCTGGGCGGCCTTTCCCAGCGCAGCTTGGTGCAGTATTTCCAGCCAAGCCACGCGCATCAGCTTGAGACCATTCCCGGCATCAAAGACATGATTGCGAAATTCAAATGA
- a CDS encoding class II fructose-bisphosphate aldolase, with amino-acid sequence MTLATLAEVLLPARAGGYAVAGLVTLGWEDMRAYVQAAEAENCPVILQAGPGCRAHTPLPILGKMIRYLAENASVPVVAHLDHGYTYDECSEALDSGFTSLMFDGSRKPLQDNIAETRQIVEMAHAAGISCEGEIGFVGYADGENSAGTDPQEAAIFATETGVDAMAISVGNVHLQQDKEGGLDEARIASIQALTDVPLVIHGGSGVPIPQRRKLAQTTNVCKFNIGTELRMEFGKAIRAALAKDDARFDRVSILKDVEDPIMQASRNVLSAMKGA; translated from the coding sequence ATGACATTGGCAACTTTGGCAGAGGTCCTTTTGCCCGCGCGGGCAGGGGGATATGCAGTGGCTGGCCTGGTCACTTTGGGTTGGGAAGATATGCGGGCCTATGTCCAAGCCGCCGAAGCAGAAAATTGCCCGGTAATCTTACAGGCTGGCCCAGGCTGTCGTGCGCATACGCCGCTCCCAATTCTGGGCAAAATGATCAGGTATCTGGCTGAAAACGCCAGCGTGCCGGTGGTTGCCCATCTGGACCATGGCTATACTTATGACGAATGCTCCGAAGCCCTAGACAGCGGGTTCACCTCATTGATGTTTGATGGATCGCGCAAACCTCTTCAGGACAACATTGCAGAGACACGCCAAATCGTTGAAATGGCCCACGCCGCTGGCATCTCCTGCGAAGGCGAAATTGGTTTTGTCGGCTATGCCGATGGGGAAAACTCGGCCGGAACAGATCCACAAGAAGCGGCAATTTTCGCCACTGAAACCGGGGTCGACGCAATGGCAATCTCGGTTGGCAACGTGCATCTGCAACAAGACAAAGAGGGCGGGTTGGACGAGGCCCGGATTGCCAGCATTCAGGCTTTGACCGACGTCCCATTGGTCATTCATGGTGGATCGGGTGTGCCAATTCCTCAGCGTCGAAAGCTGGCACAAACGACGAATGTCTGCAAATTCAACATCGGAACCGAACTGCGCATGGAGTTTGGAAAAGCTATTCGCGCAGCCTTGGCCAAAGATGATGCGCGTTTTGACCGGGTCTCGATTTTGAAAGACGTTGAAGATCCAATTATGCAAGCTTCACGCAACGTACTTTCCGCAATGAAAGGAGCGTAA
- the iolG gene encoding inositol 2-dehydrogenase encodes MLNIGILGCGRIGQVHARAIMASEHARVGAVSDFMPEAAQALAKKTGSIVLTSDEIFADSAIDAVIIGTPTTTHYDLIHQAAAAGKAIFCEKPVDLNSDRIRACLKVIEQHNVPFMVAFNRRFDPNFSALKSRIDAGEIGEVELVTILSRDPSPPPIDYIKSSGGIFRDMMIHDLDMARFLLGEEPVSLHASGACLVDPEIGQAGDYDTAAVTMQTTSGKICQISNSRRASYGYDQRIEVHGSKGMIRAHNLLENSVEIATQDGYQRAPTMNFFLERYEAAYAHELAHFISCLSKGIAPTPDGEDGLKAQLLADAASASCADGLLKTFK; translated from the coding sequence ATGTTAAACATTGGTATTCTTGGCTGCGGCCGGATCGGTCAAGTGCACGCCCGGGCGATTATGGCATCAGAACACGCGCGCGTCGGCGCGGTTAGTGACTTCATGCCCGAAGCTGCGCAGGCGCTGGCGAAAAAGACTGGTTCGATCGTACTGACAAGCGATGAAATTTTTGCTGACAGCGCTATTGATGCGGTCATTATCGGCACGCCAACAACCACGCATTACGATCTTATTCATCAGGCTGCCGCTGCTGGCAAAGCGATTTTTTGTGAAAAGCCAGTTGATCTGAATTCCGATCGCATCCGCGCGTGTCTGAAGGTCATCGAGCAGCACAACGTGCCATTTATGGTCGCCTTTAATCGTCGTTTTGATCCCAATTTTAGCGCACTGAAATCCCGCATCGATGCCGGGGAGATTGGCGAGGTTGAGCTGGTCACGATCCTGTCGAGAGATCCGTCCCCGCCACCAATTGACTACATCAAATCCTCGGGGGGAATTTTCCGCGACATGATGATCCACGATTTGGATATGGCACGCTTTTTATTGGGCGAAGAACCCGTGTCATTGCACGCCAGTGGCGCGTGTTTGGTGGATCCAGAGATCGGGCAGGCGGGCGATTATGATACCGCCGCCGTTACCATGCAAACCACTTCGGGCAAAATTTGCCAGATCAGCAACTCGCGCCGGGCCTCTTATGGCTATGATCAACGTATCGAAGTGCATGGTTCCAAGGGCATGATCCGTGCCCATAATCTATTGGAGAATTCGGTCGAAATCGCCACACAGGATGGCTATCAGCGCGCGCCCACAATGAACTTCTTTCTAGAGCGCTACGAGGCCGCCTATGCCCACGAATTGGCGCATTTTATAAGCTGCCTCAGCAAAGGGATTGCACCAACGCCTGATGGTGAAGACGGATTGAAAGCCCAGTTATTGGCTGACGCCGCCAGCGCCTCATGTGCAGACGGTTTGCTCAAAACGTTCAAGTGA
- a CDS encoding luciferase family protein, whose product MSIRTTLLSAIAVFAAMSSAFAANELPMRTTPIPETTNGVPHVQIGIEPIREISEALLGKIAMFPGVDIRNTVISLPGALGFWIKEDVTLARPDVIVGGREFAHIHPDGSLHASLPPSLAKQTVESGWAVSHPWANQRPGWEGFVMIFTPTTAEELEVVLDLVRASYDFVTGQE is encoded by the coding sequence ATGTCGATCCGAACAACCCTTCTTAGTGCAATAGCGGTGTTTGCCGCAATGTCGTCTGCATTTGCAGCAAATGAATTGCCGATGCGGACAACACCCATACCTGAAACTACGAACGGCGTGCCGCATGTGCAAATTGGGATTGAGCCAATCCGGGAAATCTCGGAGGCTCTTCTCGGCAAAATCGCGATGTTCCCCGGTGTCGATATCCGCAACACTGTGATCTCGCTGCCTGGCGCTTTGGGGTTCTGGATCAAAGAAGATGTAACCTTGGCGCGACCCGATGTCATTGTGGGCGGACGAGAGTTCGCCCACATTCACCCCGATGGTAGTCTGCATGCGTCATTGCCGCCATCCCTAGCGAAACAGACCGTTGAATCTGGTTGGGCCGTCAGCCACCCTTGGGCAAACCAACGGCCCGGGTGGGAGGGGTTCGTCATGATCTTCACTCCTACGACTGCAGAGGAGCTAGAGGTCGTACTAGATCTCGTTAGGGCTTCCTATGATTTTGTGACCGGTCAAGAATAG
- a CDS encoding nuclear transport factor 2 family protein, which translates to MERRTALKATGLSALALFLGNQALADDNSAASLGTVMSFMGAMGSGDMETVGALMADDMVWHNEGDTTLPWVGGSEGKEAIFAFLGVFSSNLETTMWENTDAFASDDTVAVFGKMNGKTTKSGKEIGEFTFALRAKVRDGQVVLWHWFEDSFAVSQAYHG; encoded by the coding sequence ATGGAACGCAGAACTGCATTGAAGGCAACAGGCTTGTCGGCCTTAGCCCTGTTCCTCGGCAACCAAGCACTTGCCGACGACAACTCAGCCGCCAGCTTGGGCACTGTCATGAGCTTTATGGGCGCAATGGGCAGTGGCGACATGGAGACTGTAGGTGCGCTCATGGCCGATGATATGGTCTGGCACAACGAAGGCGATACGACCCTGCCGTGGGTGGGTGGTTCCGAAGGGAAAGAAGCGATCTTCGCGTTTCTCGGTGTCTTCTCGTCTAACTTAGAGACCACGATGTGGGAGAACACTGACGCGTTCGCCTCAGACGATACCGTTGCCGTCTTCGGCAAAATGAACGGAAAAACGACGAAATCCGGTAAAGAGATCGGGGAGTTCACCTTTGCCCTTCGTGCCAAGGTCCGCGACGGTCAGGTCGTTTTGTGGCATTGGTTCGAAGACAGCTTTGCCGTCAGCCAAGCCTATCACGGATAA
- a CDS encoding ester cyclase → MKLMPIALVATMTLAGTALADDTATVQIFYDLLSNPTSLDHVAAFEASITEDWESVGDYSGANKSREGFLGQIGGFGQLVPDLNWAVQAMHQDGSFVTVRSRATGTPVGPIFGVDGDGSSFDIMTIDIHELENGKIACSYHVEDWAGALGQLSDR, encoded by the coding sequence ATGAAATTGATGCCGATTGCACTTGTCGCAACCATGACCCTTGCAGGCACTGCGTTGGCCGATGACACGGCCACAGTTCAGATCTTCTACGACCTGCTCAGCAACCCCACGTCTCTGGATCACGTTGCGGCATTCGAAGCCTCTATCACTGAAGATTGGGAGAGCGTCGGTGACTATTCGGGCGCGAATAAATCCCGCGAAGGATTCCTCGGGCAGATCGGCGGCTTTGGTCAGCTTGTCCCTGATCTGAACTGGGCCGTCCAGGCCATGCATCAGGACGGCAGCTTCGTCACCGTCCGCAGCCGCGCCACCGGAACTCCCGTCGGACCTATTTTCGGCGTCGATGGGGACGGTAGCAGCTTCGACATCATGACCATCGACATCCATGAATTGGAGAACGGCAAGATTGCCTGCTCCTACCACGTTGAAGACTGGGCAGGTGCCTTAGGCCAACTTTCTGATCGTTGA
- a CDS encoding SWIM zinc finger family protein, whose translation MAELCCLKPEDTQNNHSSISLSCGPETNPNDGDRYEIDADCTCRNHDPCRHCVGR comes from the coding sequence TTGGCCGAACTGTGTTGTCTGAAACCAGAAGATACACAAAACAATCATTCGTCAATATCTCTATCATGCGGGCCAGAAACAAACCCAAACGATGGAGATCGATATGAAATTGATGCCGATTGCACTTGTCGCAACCATGACCCTTGCAGGCACTGCGTTGGCCGATGA
- a CDS encoding LysR substrate-binding domain-containing protein: protein MAIFARVVDLGSFRAAAKDIGLAPSRVSEIVTDLEDFVGTTLLNRTTRKIALTNEGRKFYAHAVEMVRCAEDGLDELNALSLEPAGSLRVSVPAFMSSSSLATAMGDFTTRYPHVELSVSFTDLPVDLLRDGFDLNIRVGWLEDSSMMSRKLGEIERVLVAGVDYAKARPDPQHPRDLETWDWIRYKQRSNAMEFSSGSGHPVKVAGRSRLQVDSIDALVQYTRRNFGVTVLPRYLVHEGLKEGEFVELMERWRLAPLGIYAVWPDQSRRENLTVHFVRFLAEQQGHSKTQ from the coding sequence ATGGCCATCTTCGCGCGTGTGGTGGACCTCGGCTCATTTCGGGCGGCAGCGAAGGATATTGGGTTGGCCCCTTCTCGTGTCAGTGAGATCGTGACGGATCTTGAAGATTTCGTGGGGACGACTTTGCTTAACCGTACGACTAGAAAAATCGCTCTGACAAACGAAGGACGTAAGTTCTATGCTCACGCAGTCGAGATGGTGCGCTGCGCTGAAGACGGCCTTGATGAGTTGAATGCCCTGTCGCTGGAACCAGCAGGGTCTCTCCGGGTTTCGGTTCCCGCCTTTATGTCATCGTCCAGCCTCGCAACAGCAATGGGAGACTTCACCACGCGCTATCCACACGTTGAGTTGTCCGTATCATTCACCGACCTTCCTGTTGATTTGCTTAGAGACGGCTTCGACTTAAACATTCGTGTCGGCTGGCTTGAAGATAGTTCGATGATGTCACGTAAACTCGGCGAAATTGAACGGGTGCTCGTCGCCGGTGTCGACTATGCGAAAGCTCGGCCTGACCCGCAGCACCCTAGAGACCTCGAAACTTGGGACTGGATCAGATACAAACAACGTTCAAACGCAATGGAGTTCAGTTCCGGTTCGGGGCACCCTGTGAAAGTGGCAGGTCGTTCTAGGCTGCAGGTAGACAGCATTGATGCGTTGGTTCAATACACACGACGCAATTTTGGCGTAACGGTTCTTCCTAGGTATCTTGTGCACGAGGGACTGAAAGAGGGTGAGTTTGTGGAGCTCATGGAACGGTGGCGCCTTGCCCCCTTGGGCATCTACGCAGTCTGGCCAGACCAGTCGCGACGAGAGAACCTGACGGTTCATTTCGTGCGTTTCCTTGCTGAACAACAGGGTCATTCCAAAACACAGTGA
- a CDS encoding RICIN domain-containing protein yields MSPMKSLPVAVSIMAFSSSAFAENVEIYVVDLLDNIQNGYCIDIAKGRGADANPNDGLQAHTCYSPTGEVLVDQAFDPDQFADGLLYMPEFDVCIQVSATEVGASAELATCDGSSAQSWLFDGEGTIAPVSAPGMCLTLTGDTRTGRSDENQMIAMTLQSCSDEQAAYQTWSNRKAE; encoded by the coding sequence ATGTCACCTATGAAATCGCTGCCAGTTGCTGTGAGTATAATGGCTTTTTCAAGTTCCGCTTTTGCTGAGAACGTCGAAATCTACGTGGTCGATTTGCTTGACAACATCCAGAACGGCTATTGCATCGACATCGCCAAAGGGCGCGGCGCGGACGCTAATCCAAACGATGGGCTTCAAGCTCACACTTGCTACAGCCCAACCGGCGAAGTGCTTGTGGATCAGGCATTCGATCCAGACCAATTCGCAGATGGCTTGCTTTACATGCCTGAGTTTGATGTCTGCATCCAGGTCTCTGCAACCGAGGTTGGAGCTTCGGCTGAACTAGCTACGTGTGATGGTTCTTCTGCACAAAGCTGGTTGTTTGACGGCGAAGGCACCATTGCCCCTGTGTCCGCTCCAGGAATGTGTTTAACGCTAACAGGAGATACGCGCACTGGTCGCAGCGATGAAAATCAGATGATTGCGATGACGTTGCAGTCATGTTCGGACGAGCAAGCAGCCTATCAAACATGGTCTAATCGAAAGGCGGAGTAA